A DNA window from Brassica napus cultivar Da-Ae chromosome A4, Da-Ae, whole genome shotgun sequence contains the following coding sequences:
- the BNAA04G18040D gene encoding signaling peptide TAXIMIN 1, with protein sequence MCADDCRPLGFLLGLPFAFLSLLLSIVGVVIWIVGLLLSCICPCCLCVTILVEMALGLIKAPIHVMEWFTSTIPC encoded by the exons ATGTGCGCAGATGACTGCCGTCCTCTCGGTTTCCTCTTAGGCCTCCCTTTCGCCTTCTTATCTCTCCTTCTCTCCATCGTCGGTGTCGTCATCTGGATCGTCGG ATTGTTGCTGTCGTGCATATGTCCGTGTTGCTTATGCGTGACGATACTGGTGGAGATGGCGTTAGGGTTGATCAAAGCCCCAATTCATGTTATGGAGTGGTTCACTTCCACCATACcttgttga